A stretch of DNA from Polyodon spathula isolate WHYD16114869_AA chromosome 4, ASM1765450v1, whole genome shotgun sequence:
cttttgttttacaaaatattgaCTAAGACTTCTCATGGAAACAATgagataaattaaattaatttgcattAAGCCAAGCCTAGAGCCTAGTTAACAATATGGAGAGACTCAGATCCTATTAAGACAAACGAGAATTTTTGGTAGATATGGACGGAATAATTTAGTACACACtaatttgttgatttaaaaatacgTCTCCCAAAACAGAAGGCATGTTGATTGTGCAATGTGCCCCTTTTATGCAAAGGCAATTGACCGGATCTGCCTGTAAAACTAACAGACTTGTTGAACAATAGGGTGAAAATGCATTATTTCATGCTACACTGATCACCTTTACACTCGACAGCTGACCTGCAGTGTGTCCCCTATTCAGGAGGAGGATCCCTTTCCCCTGCTGAAGGCTGAATGTGGCCGCAGCTCATTCATCACATGAAACTGGAACACCACCGCAGATTGAACTAACCCTTTCTTTACCAGAACGTGCTGctgaaaataatgtttaataagcaAGACATCACAAGGAAAAATACTCCTATCTTCAGTCCCATAATCTGGAAACTATAGTActatggtttctttttttttttattattatttgttttccttgtATTAGTTGCCCACATTAAAAGTGCCAGTCTAACAGGAATCATTTAACTTTCCAGCTAGCACCAAGGCCAGTAAATGCATATGACTTACAAAAGCTACTGAAAGGGATGAAAATGTGTAGAACATAGGTGTCTAGATTTTCTATGGAGACAACCAGTTGAAAAATATAGCCTTCGGTTTAGGTATGTTGATGCAGTATTTTTGGGAAAAAAGATAGTGTGTCTATAGCACCCACAAAGTTCACCCAATATCTATACATCTAATAAAATACacttatataattaaaataacaatatactgTTCTACACAAATTGCCACTTTATCCAAtgcttattaaaaaagaaatttaaaaaagaaaaagataattccacattttgttgcataaagcattttattatttaatgagtACATGCATTACAATGGCAGTCCTAAATTCTATGGCACAGTTGTATATAAGGCAGGTGATGATCCACTTAAATGTTCGGCAGTACAGAATAATTGCAATTTTGTAGTACTTGGAATAAAAAGGTATGTTCTATCTGAAAatgtagtaaataataataaagtcagaTTTCTCATTCATGCAAATTATAACTGCTACATGTACGTTCTACTTCTTTCTCTCCAACCCTCAAGCAGAGAGAAGACAttccaacacaaaacacacacacacacacatatatatatatatatatatatatatatatacatacacacacacacacacacacacacacacacacatatatatatatatatatatatatatatatatatatatatacatacatatacatacacacacacacacacacacacacacatatatatatatatatatatatatatatatatatatatatatatatatatatatatatatatatatataatatatatataaaagaatattacaaaaaaatcttCACACAAGAGGAAAATAATACATATAGCGGTTGCCCAAGAGTCAACCAATATCCAAACCATGGGGTACTAAATGTATTACAAACTGGGATGTTAAAGGATTAAGTGTTTGGGTTTTTCTCTGGCTTGGTCGTACATCTTCAAAACATTTGCAGACTAGTGAACTGTCTCAGAATAGGGCTAGAAATATCTTTATATCAGCTCATTTCTTCCATATAGgttatttaaatgcaattttagcTGTATAAAATTTGGTAGGTTGGTAAGGAGAGCAATGCTGAGGAATGTCCTGGGGCTCCAGTGTTTGAAGcaacatgttttaatgtattaaagCAAGAAAAGTAGGGTGGATCTCACCATGAAAAAACACACCCCTTAGGGCCTTAGGAGCCTCCACTTGGAGTATAggtactttaaaaatgttttaaatatactcATATGGACTAAACATCAGGCCCCCTTGTCATTACCTAACgtacattatttctgtttttagaatTCTTTGTGATGCatcaaaagaaaccaaacaaacactaGGATATCTTAACTGTATCCACAGCAGggtgttgtattatttttttttccttcctaaaATAATGCTGTCAATCACACAAAGTGAACccagtgttattttttgttgttgttttttttaattgtcaattattatatgtattgtttGACCCCATGGGCTAACTTGAGAACCTTGGTGCCATTTTCTTAGATTGTATATGCAGTGCATCAGAAGCTCTCTCTGTCCATCTCTCAGTAGCAGCAAGCATATCCTGCCATTATTGATAGCAGCACATCTCAGAAGTGGAGAGGAAGAGTGTCTAAATATTAAATAGCTCAAATACACACAACAGTATTATAGTTCTACTTTTTTCCCTTAAATGTCAGTGTTCAATTTGTCATGCACACAATTATATTCAGCTAACATtaccaactaaaaaaaaaaaaaaaaggaaaaacagacaTTTCTTCAAACAATAAAAGTGCAAATTACCTACATTACAGCAACTGAAGCAAAGTGTTGCTACCTGTacagaataaaacacatttctagaTGGGTAAattagaataaaacatttaaaattaaatttcctACATATGTCTTCGAAATAAATAGTCCCCAGAATATGGCTATATAACTGATTTCAAAAATAAAGATTGCTGTATTGGGCTTGAGACTGTACCGAACAGGCAGTGGACGTCTGATATCAATCATTTTATAGGAAATTTGTGGCAAGacagttataaacaaaacaaaaagaaagaaaacaaaaatcaagcattaaaaaaaaaaaatctatcaattGCTAAATCTGAATTTATTCGGTAATAAATAATTCTAAAGAACATTCAACAGGTACCTATTCcctaacattacaaaaaaatatagtcCAACTTATGTTTATGCCTACATTCTTAATATATTAAAAGGAGAGAGACTGGCATTGGTCTCcaatttaggaaaataaataattacagtatagAACATGATTAATTTAGATAGAAGATTACAACTTCTACGCCACACAAGAGTGGTGACAGTGAAACAGAAATAAGTTGTCAAAACAGGACATGTACAGGAAACAACAAAATGCTTCTAGATGCCCAACATACATAAATATCTACATTAAGCTTtagagcagaaaataaataaaaaagtacctTTTCTTCCCAATTTACAACTTTTCCCTGCAGTTACACGCTGTACAATACATTCAATAAATGTCTCAAATACGAGACTCCTAAAAGAAATACTGTGAAGAAGTTGATTAAACTTCATTCTGTCAAGCTGAAACGCATTCGTATTTCAAGTGCTATCCTGTTACTTCTAAACATTGTAGTTGCTCCTCTTCGTTCTGCAGCATACCAAGACCAGTAGTGCAATGTGAACAGTGCTTTTCCTTTCCGCAAGCCTTCTTTAGCTATCATtttcatatacatatttaaaagcaGGAAAAATACAATTGTTAGAAAAGCAACTCCTGGTAGCTTTATATGAATCATGTGTTCAATAACCAAATTTGCAAGCTGCTTAAATTTGGCTGTAAAATATATAGTGCTGAAAAATGCCtacattttaaaagtctgtaaaaccAGTTACTTGTACTTTTTATGTACCCTTAACTGGATTTCTTAAATTGTTGACATTGGTATTTTTGTTGATATAAAGTAAATCAATTCTTCTTTGAAGAGTCTTGTGCAATCCACGACATGAGTAAACAACACCAACTCGGCCTATGGTAAATGGTTGGCAGTTATGGTGGGCGCTGGGGGTTCGTATACTTATCAGGGACAGGATTTTTGCGTAAGAAATTTCCCAAGAAAACAAGAAATTGAGATGGGGGTGGGGAATTAGACTGTAAAATACTTAAttgcccaatttttttttttttgttaggccAAGCAGATGTTTTATGTTAAGCTTCCTACACAAATGCTATAGAATGAATGTAAGAGAACTTGTAGAaaattggtaaaaacaaaaagtcCAAGTTGAGATGGACTTCACtcctaaaaaaaaatgcaatcaggCCACCAATTAAAGGCCTATTTCACCACAGTGTACTTAAGGGTACACAACATTAAAACCCCATACATTGTGTTGAGGCCACcagaaaattaagaaataatagcTTTTATACcacttacataaaaacaaaaatatctagTAAATGTGTTTACATATAAACCAGGGCCTATATGTCGAGTACACTGTTCAGGTTATTTAACTATCTGTAGTGCTAATGTATGCCAGCAGTCTGGCACGTGACACATTGAGGATTCAAAGAACAAGTGCTCTTGATGTACTACCAGTATTAAATGCATTCAGATATTTCCGGGCTTGTTCTGTCATTATCAGCTGGTCTTCTGTCTTTCCATATACAACTGTTTCCCATTCACTGTTCATCTGTAAAGAAAAAGGACGGGATTCAAATCAATGCCAGTTTAGCAAAAGGCTGCTGGTTAATATAATTCTTTCccaacagacatttaaaaattaaGCTAAGTCATTAGCTGGCCAGTAAATGCACAGAACGTCTAAATAAATGGCATTCTAAACTGAGCTTAGAACAAAAAGAATGACGCATGCAGGTGTCCAATCAGCAGTTATGTGTTACTTGAATATGCTGCACTGTAGCAGAAccaaactgctttaaaaagcaTCCAACATAGGTTCTGAGGTAATTACCTGAATGGGTGTTTCAAATCTTGTACTCCTTAACATACAGGGATTCTCTTTTACAGGTGCACTGTGCTGGTGGGTTATACTGGGCTCCTCTTTCACAGGCACTGGTGAACACCTGCCTTCCACTTTATCTAACAACGGTGTCATGAATAAGGAGCAGGTGAGCAGGTTTCCAGATGGGGGCTGGAGTAGAAAGAAAAGTGAGAATCAACAGACTAATACTATCTGAGAGATCCAAAACTAAAGGCTGTTTCCCCAGTCCATTTCATTGactaagaaacaaaacacaatactttCCCTTTCCTGGCACAGGCTCCAATacagctgcagcacacagcacagctccaGATATTAATTAACCAGGCTGATTGGCATAATGTACTCAGTCCCTTTACTAACTAGGTTTCACTGATTACCATAGTCCTTAAATGTTCATAGCAATACTTCCGACTGTGTCTCACATTTCATACTACACAGAAAATGTTGAAGTAATATTGGATTGAACTACTTTTCATGTCTTGGCCACTCAAAATTCAACAAGCTTCCTTATTCCTAACTATCAACATGTTCATACAATATTTATCCAACGTTTACATATATGACACTGAAACTATTCAAATCCTGGGACACAGTAGTCCTTTTGTAAAGTGACTTGATGCTATAAGAGTTTAATTGTTGTTGGAGTAAATCTCAGGCCAGTTTCTCTCAACTGTTAAATAAATCTTAACTGTGTTAAACTGCAACTAACtagttaataataaaatcagaatTGGTCAATCCAAACACTGGATGTACAAcattaatttaaagtaattagTCAAACTTAATAGTGTGTCACTTCAGTTTGATCACCTCACCTGTTCATTAGAGAGCTGGTCTTGTGGGAATAAGTGGACATCGAGGCCTTCTTTCTCCCAGGCATCCAAGACAAGGGACTTCCTGACTTTTCTTGCAGGAGCATCATGCTGTGATAGAGAAACAAAAGTGAGGGACTCAAACAACACAGTCTTATTATCAAGAGCACATCGTGTCTTGTTGGAATTTATCATACCTCTTGTTTCCAGGCCCTGAAGGCTGGTTCGAGTTCCTCTCTGAGAAATATATCCATTCCTGTCTCCTCCTTCAACACCTCGCGAATGTCCTCTTCCAGATAAGCCAGTGGCTGATGCtggtcaaataataataataataataataataatagagagaaCCAAAGAGGGttctaaatgtatacattttttcacaCTGTTATCACATTTTAACAGTTTCCCTGTGCATTTCAAAGAAAGCAGCATTCAGGGTATATAATACAGAAACTAAAATATTTGTTCCAGGGATTTAATATGGAACTGCATTGTGcaccactatttatttattttttttactcactaCTGGTTCTAAACAATACTTAAATGATTCAAAGAGACCTTCCTTGCATGTTGAAAGCAGATGGTACATTTGCTGAAATAAGTTCTAGTACTAAGGTATTATTTATCACAAAACAGTAACTAGACTACCCTTTGACTTTACTTCACTTCACTGTAAAATctatttgtaatgtaatgtaatgtaattttttgTGCTGGATCTGCACAAAAAATCAACAGTTACCATTAAATAATATCTATGAAATGAACATTTTGTGTAAAGCACTTATTATTCAATGTGAATGtagcattgttttttaaatgtatttatttttactgaagtTTTTCCCATTGAGACTAaggtctcatttacaagggggtcatGTTAGATAATAAAGCAATTACAATACAAGAAACAGAATAAACACATATCAGCAAACTTAGTCAGCAGCCTAgaaaaatgaacaatttaaataagacacaTCGGACTAAACACCTAAAGGAAAAACAACGGCAAGAGGGTCCAAGCAAGTTCAAATATGATCTTTATAGCCAGAGGAGAGATTGTCAAATTCAATCTCACACTATAAGTCAAAGAGTTCCATGTTTTTGGGAGCTGATAGGTGAAAGTAGTTCTCCTAAACAAATCCTTGGCACTGCCAAACTAACCGAATCCTGACAGCGTAAACTATAGTTTGTGTTAATCCTCTCCACCAGAACAGTCAGATAAGGAGGTGCCAAACCTTTAACAACCTTAAAAACAAAGCAGTACCAAAGCCTAATTTTATATACACGTGACAATGGTGTGTCAAAGAGGGACAATCTAGAACAAATCTGCAGcatgaattatatattatatccagTCTTGAACATTAATGTCATATTGACAAGTAAGCTGTGTATTTGCTAATATCAAAAGATGCCGTGAGAACGTTTTAGACTGATTTTAGAATCTGATACACTCCTTACTCAAACAATGGGAATATTTCTGGTACAGATACTAATAAAAACAGACACTAATGGCATGCCCAAAACAGGGATGTTGAAGAAGAGTGGTTGAATTAAATTACTTACCATCATTTTTAAGGGTCCATACTTCTTCTCTTGGGCAGCAAGTGCATTCTTAAAAGGTGTTGGAGTCCGAGGTGTGGGGGCTAAAATAGACTTTCGGATTTTAGGTGTTCTGAAcctgtaaggaaaataaattgttaatagGAAGAcctagaaatattttattttaaaaacactgtgtgCAATGAGTATTGCTCTATGCAGTATTATTGTCATTACTACTTATGGATACATTTCAAGCCATATTAAAGGGAAACTTTGTAACACCTACATTTTCAGcttatttaattttgtaactgTTTAAGGAAACTTGCAAAAGAAAAGAGTTAAAAGAAAAGAGGTATTTTGTCTTACCCAGCATTTTCCTTCTGGCCTTTGGGCGTCATTTCTTTCTGCAGGGGAGTTGTGACAAGATATTTCTGACCACAAACTGGAGTCGAGGTAAGGGCTGGGTTGTCCAGATTGAAATTTTCATTCCCCGAAATGTTGAAGAACTTGAAAAGAACAGCATGCCACaggaaaaagtacaaaaacacCTTAAACAAAGTACAGTTTAAAACTATCGATAACCAAAAGCATAACTGGTTACAGCAAACTaggttaaaacacattttaaaaatcacactaAATACAGCAGGTTTTAGGAATTACTTCCaagaaacttatttttttttaggtatcattattttttttcaactatGTTAAGTCGTTCAGTTGTTAAGTTTGATAGGACCATTATGTAGGACCACATTTTACTAAGATGTGTACCAGAAAACCAAAGAAAATATACAAGGGAAaattcaatgtattatttaatgtatagACACTGTACATGTGTAATTgcataacacaaaaaaataacatgacttttaataataataataatgtatataaatgtattgtctTTGTGGTTGTTATAACACTGTACCTTCTATCCAAGACaccactgaaatacatttttccatttagtaagacaatgaaaaataaaagttcaagttaaaaaaaatgtattcagatgtTTGCTCTTAAATTTTTTACCGAGATACACTGCTTCATCACTGCTGTACTAAACTTTTGGAATCTGAACCAGAATTAGCACAAAGACCATtgaagaaaagtaaacaaaacaaactttagtGTATTAGGCTttgatgagtgtttttttttttttctttttcaacgtATAACATATGAATTAcaacttttatttgttttacaatagcTTTggataaaatatacaaaatactaaaCCCTAGTGGAAGCACTGAGGAAAGTCAtggaaaagaaacaaggaaatgCAGAACTGAAAAGAGGTTTACCTGTGAAGGGGAAAAGGGCAGTGACTTGACAGGAGTGTTTCTTGGTGACACCTCACTGGTGTCCATGAAGGAAGTGCTGTTTCCCTCGCTCGATGAGGAATGGTTTGTCCTCTCCTTTTTCTTCCTCCTCAGGATGGACGGGGGTGTGCTGAACTTGGCCACAACAGGCGATGTTAAAGGAATCAGTTGCATTTGCCCATTGCTCCTGCTACAGTTCCTGCTCATGTCTGATATTGCGCTGCCATCAAACTGGTAGCCTAGAATCATACACTCCTGGTTGTGTGGAAAGGGAGCTGCAGTCTGCTTCATCGGAGAGGCCACTTCAGAGAGGCTGAAGCTGGTGACATCGCTCCACGCAACAGGATCCTGTTCAATCACAAATATCCACTACTGAGTCATTCGAGCTCCAGGGGGACCCCTGGttttcccaccccccccccccaatccctaGGGATCAAGTGACTCACTGAGTGTTGTTAAGTAAGAATAAAAAATCTTTTTAGGTTCAAAAAACTTTGATAAGGCAGAGTCTCATTGTAATCAAGGTCATTCAGTAAGTTTAACCAAGTAAAAACACGTTCGAAGTCTGTGGAAGAGTGAAAGACTTCCGTTCTGATTCTACAAGAAGATAACGTAGGTGTGAAACCCTTTCCTTTATtccatgtgttttatatattttatatatatatatatatatatatatatatatatatatatatatatatatatatatatatatatatattccacttgAAGAcactatatttattttgaattatcaAAAAGTAGTagttaaacataaaatgaaaatttAAAGTATAATTTGGACTATTTCTGCATACAAAACTAATACATGCCATTTTTGGACAATTTTCTCTCAAACATGGGCAAACTGTGTGAATACTCACAGAATCTATAAGCTCCAGTGTTTCTGCAAACTCTGGGATTGTCTGCAAGGATGACAGCACGGCACTCGCTTCCACTGCCAGGAACTTGCTGGGAGACGGCTGCTGGGGGACAGCTGTGCTCGGGGGCTGCTCGGCTCGGCAGTATTCCACGCTTTGGTCCTCCAGGCTGCTCACTGTAGTATTTGTCATGCAGCCACTACTGGACCAGCTAGAAAATCTTTCACTCTGCTGCAAACAGGAAACACCAGAAGGGAGAGTCAAAAATATGACTAGTTTTCAATTGGGGAGCAGTGGGACCACTGGGGAATGAGTAGAAGTGCAGCCATTGCATACTTTACAGCCTGCTTTATTGGCATGATAGTAAAATGTGCATACAATTCTGGCTGGAGACCAGGATTTCATGCCAACCTATAAAGCTTATCACATTCTGAGGCATACAAAATACCCAGTCCTGTGTAACAGATTATATGATGTTGAAATTTCACACGCAGTAATCCTCAGCACTCTCCGTCAGAATTGAGGTATAATCTGTATCGTATAGGAGACTTAAAAGCACCAGCCTCTGCCTTAGGAGGTGGTGTACGTCTCTTAGAAGCAGGCTTGTTGGCTGACTGGGCCAGAGCCCCCAGTGAATTTGGCAGACAATTGAAACTGTCATTTTTGGATGAAAACTTAATTTTTAAGCCTGGCACACACTGCTGCAACTTCTCCAGAAAACTTTCCACATATTCGCTTAGAAAACCATGCAAATGGCCAACTTCTTCAGATGGGAGGATCCACCTCAAATCTGGTATCAACTTGCTGTAGTTGCTTGTAGCTAGAAACATTTCTGGAaactggaaaaatatatatacactctttttttcatatttgattCAAGTGCATATATTCAGATGATCTTGAATTAAAATATCCTCTTTAATAATGCTGCTGTTATACTACAAACAAACCGTGCATACTCTTTCTGTGCAAAATTAGGGGTTAATAAACCGTTCACTACAAGACACAAGGAAGCTGTTAGCAGGACTAAGAAGCAAAGCTAAACAGAGCTGAATG
This window harbors:
- the LOC121313907 gene encoding myb-related protein A-like; amino-acid sequence: MASMRSRSEDEDDEGILQDQDCKSAELRNSKKLLSKVKWSREEDEKLKRLVDQHGPEAWDLISNYLPKRTDAQCQHRWQKVLNPELVKGPWTKEEDQRVIELVHKYGPKRWSVIAKHLHGRIGKQCRERWHNHLNPEVKKSLWTEEEDRVIYEAHKRLGNRWAEIAKLLPGRTDNSIKNHWNSTMRRKVEHEGYLQAESNSLCRSKHASKRRSKAYSHLDALQTQNQFVMAFPTQITGYSFSSADGNCMEGIQDTSVCVPHPFDDDPDKEQRIKELELLLMSAENEVGRKRVSCQSERFSSWSSSGCMTNTTVSSLEDQSVEYCRAEQPPSTAVPQQPSPSKFLAVEASAVLSSLQTIPEFAETLELIDSDPVAWSDVTSFSLSEVASPMKQTAAPFPHNQECMILGYQFDGSAISDMSRNCSRSNGQMQLIPLTSPVVAKFSTPPSILRRKKKERTNHSSSSEGNSTSFMDTSEVSPRNTPVKSLPFSPSQFFNISGNENFNLDNPALTSTPVCGQKYLVTTPLQKEMTPKGQKENAGFRTPKIRKSILAPTPRTPTPFKNALAAQEKKYGPLKMMHQPLAYLEEDIREVLKEETGMDIFLREELEPAFRAWKQEHDAPARKVRKSLVLDAWEKEGLDVHLFPQDQLSNEQPPSGNLLTCSLFMTPLLDKVEGRCSPVPVKEEPSITHQHSAPVKENPCMLRSTRFETPIQMNSEWETVVYGKTEDQLIMTEQARKYLNAFNTGSTSRALVL